The Xiphophorus couchianus chromosome 18, X_couchianus-1.0, whole genome shotgun sequence DNA window TGATGGGAGCAGAAAACGTCTTCTGCTCCtggatgaaggaaaaaaaagaatccaaagTTCTGCAGCCAAACGGACTCTTTCTCTGCCCACTCTCTAGATAAAAAggtgaatgaaaacaaacaatggatcatattttaaatttattctcagaaaaatcacaaaactgaaaactttgtcttcatgtttatagttcttctgtggttttaataaattatgtgGTGGAAAAGTAGAAAACTTCCTCAAACATCTCATGGTGACCCGGCCCAGAGcctctggatcagaaccagctgagcagcagcagacGGATCACAGGAAGGAGCTGCAGGTTTCCTCTCTGACGGCGCTGCTGCGGCATTCGGTGACGGACTCGGCgatctgacctttgacccgctGCGCTGCCTCTTCCTCCGGGCACGGCGGTTCTTAAACCAAACCTGGAAAACAGACAGAGTGACACAtcagagaacattttcaagCTTTGTGAGAACTTTGAGGAGGAAGCAGGTTGTGACTGGAACGATGAACTGGGACCAGTTAGAAACAGGGAGCAGCTGGGAGGGGTGAGCACAAGGCGggctgagggagagagagaggagctgGGAGAACAGAAATGCAACTGCAACAAAAAGGAACTATAAGCAAAGAATAAACAgagaaatagataaataaacaactaaTATCAAAATACTGACGTTTGATTCTTTCTGTGTTCTTTAAATAGTGGATtcagaattaaaacatttaaaagaacaaaggcaGAGCTACCGCTACAATAGTTTCTGTCTTTGCTAGGCTGCTagcaaagaaatccctgttcttaaTTCGTTTTTTATACTAATTGTAACTGGTTGGATCCTCTCAGTTCCTGGAACGACGATGTGAAAAGTAACAGATCAATCTGCGTGCCggacaaaaatcactttttctcCCTGAACAATGAAAATCTCCATTTCAAAACCACATCTTGGATTTACTGGcgttatttttgattttaaactagtttgatgttctgaaacaaacgtaaaagaaaatcaagaatgGAGTGAAACTTTTTCGCACCACCTGAGAGGTTGTTGCCTCTGCAGGATGTTTTTCACTAAGTTATTGATTTAAACGTCGTAAATTATTAGATTAAAACTCAGCCTCGTTTCTAAATGATTTCTCATTGAGATAAAAGTAGGTCAGCGGCCGGTTCTAAATAACCCAAATGAATCGAGAGTAACTCGAACCCAGAGAAGACAAAAGAACCAGCCGGTACCGGACGGTCCATCATGCTTCGGTTCAGAAAGTCGAAcaactttgaaatatttgttatcGTAATTTCATCCCTTGAAAAAGCTGAAAGCCACCAGAACCgaacctggttctggttctatgAACTCGGAACCAGACTCACCCGGACGGTCTCCTCACTCAGCCCGGCGCTGCGGGCCAGCACGGCCCGGGCCTCCGCCGCCGGGTAGTCGGTGAGTCGGAACAGCGCCTCCAGCTGGCGGCTCTGGCTGTCGGTGAACACCGTCCTCATCCGAACCTTCAGTCTGGACCCGCTCTGGGCTGCGTCAGAACCGTCTGCGGTCCAAACAGAGACAAACACGGAACAGTTAGTTTCTAAaagtttggttctgatccagaacagAGGAGTGGAGGTTCTGACCCACCGGGAGGGTTTGGACCGAAGCTGATGTCCACCTGCTGGAACAGGACTGAGCACGAACAGAACCCAACTCCGAAGCACATCCAGACCACCGGAACCACCGGCACCGGGATCACCGGAACCGGGTCAGGAGCCAGCGACCCGGCTGCCTCCATGCTGAACCCGCCCTGCAGGTACCCGTCCGGAACCGGTTCCGGCTGTGTCCGGCCCAGCTGAGGGGAGAAGATGCGCTCGATGCTGAAGTCCGACACTCTGGTTCCGTCCATGTTGGACTGCGGACCGGAGGTTCTGCTGGGCCGGTTTTAACCTATGGACCATCAGAACCCCAGAGGTTCTGGAGATGTGAATGGGCCATAGAGATCAGAGGTGCtccggactttgactagaccttaGAACCAAAGGATGCTGTAATGGGTCTGAGAACTGGTTTTGTTCAGGTGTGAACAGATGTCATGAAGTGGTGCagtgaggggtggtgaggcagacgcagcggacccaggtaagatgaataatgaaatgTAATGAAGAAACTCAGTCCAAACAGGCAGAACGCACGTTAGACGACGAATTGAACACgaattgacaaggacccgacgaggaacaaggaacacaggtggagttaaatacacagcaggtaatcacagaacgagacacacctgggaacaatcaaggggaggacaggacaacgaagagacttaaggacacagaaaactcgaaataaacacacagaaaacacagaacacgacaaCAGATTCTTTTATTCTGATTCATTTGATCTTCAAAGTTCAGATGAGAAAAGATTCGGATCATTTGGAGATGAAACCCATTTTACTGATTTatgataaaaactttttattttatcacaaaaaccaaaagataaaaataagatgaactgaaaaaacaaaccaaactgatttataaaatatcagttttcatatttatatattgaTAAAGTTTATATTGGATCAGAACCAATGAACTGTATTGGTTCTGATGAACTGAtagttctggtcctggtcctggtcctggttctggttctggttctgatcctggtcctggtcctggttctggtcccggTTCACCCGCAGAGACTCTCTGCGGCCCACAGGGGGCGACAAACTTCAGGTGATTTCCTGAAAACCAGACATAATAAAACGTttgtatttatacatttatgctGAAAACAGCTTCAGTCGGCAGATCAAAGTCTGAATCACGTGACCTCTCAGTGACGTCATAGTGACAGAAATGCGCATGTCCAGACAGTGAAAACGAACTCAGTCTAGCAGTTGTTTCTGATGTTTGAATCGTCCTCAAGATGAGTGAGCTCATCTGACCTTTGATCTCTGACCAATCAGTGACCAATCAGTGATCAATCAGTGACCAATCAGTGATCAATCAGTGATCAATCAGTGACCAATCAGTGATCAATCAGTGACCAATCAGTGACCAATCAGTGATCAATCAGCGGCTGCTGTTTGAATTTCCTCTCATCTCCTGGATCCACCTTAAATCTGGTCCAGTTCAAACAGCAGAACATTTAAGGTGGTACTTTTTATTTCCCAGtttgttaaactttttattgaaccagaaaaacatgaaaaatgtttcagtttcttgtttttccagattAATAACTGCAGGATTTATGTGGTTTCTAACCAGAAAGCAGAAGAGTAAAAGTGGATCCagatgttttataaattaattattgatgtttttataatattaGTTATTCTAATCAGAATGAACTCTGATTGGCTTCATCAGCTCTATTTTATACCATAATAACCATTTTATGAATATAATAATGTGCTGACACGTTATGTATTTATCaggttttacacaaaaacaaagaatctaatATTTCCTgattaaactgtaaaaagtgacatttatttgataaaattcctaaataaaaaaattcaaatatttcaacataaaataaacaattttacaaTTACAGTGAAAATGAATTGAAGgttgaagaaaacaacatattttatggTTAATATTTCCTCTGAAGCAGCACAACAtttaccagaaccagaaccagaaccaggaccaggaccaggaccaggaccagaccAAGggccaggaccagaaccaggatcaggaccaggaccagaccCAGGACCAGggccaggaccagaaccaggatcaggaccaggaccagaccCAGGACCAGggccaggaccagaaccaggatcaggaccaggaccaggaccagaaccaggaccaggaccagaaccagaccaagggccaggaccagaaccaggatcaggaccaggaccaggaccagaaccaggaccaggaccaggaccagaccAAGggccaggaccagaaccaggatcaggaccaggaccagaccCAGGACCAGggccaggaccagaaccaggatcaggaccaggaccaggaccagaaccaggaccaggaccagaaccagaccaagggccaggaccagaaccaggatcaggaccaggaccaggatcaggaccaggaccaggaccagaaccaggaccaggaccagaaccagacccagggccaggaccagaaccaggaccagaaccagacccaggaccagaaccagaaccaggaccagaaccaggaccaggaccaggaccagaccAAGggccaggaccagaaccaggaccagaaccagaaccaggaccagaaccagacccagggccaggaccagaaccaggaccagaaccagaaccaggaccaggaccagaccCAGGACCAGggccaggaccagaaccaggaccagaaccagacccaggaccagaaccagacccaggaCCAGggccaggaccagaaccaggaccagaccCAGGACCAGggccaggaccaggaccaggaccaggaccagaaccaggaccaggaccagaaccagacccagggccaggaccagaaccaggaccagaaccagacccaggaccagaaccaggatcaggaccaggaccagaccCAGGACCAGggccaggaccagaaccaggatcaggaccaggaccaggaccaggaccagaaccaggaccaggaccagaaccagacccagggccaggaccaggaccaggaccagaaccagaaccaggaccagggccagaaccagacccagggccaggaccaggaccaggaccagaaccagaaccaggaccagggccagaaccagacccaggaCCACAACCAGacccaggaccagaaccaggaccagaaccagacccagggccaggaccaggaccaggaccaggaccagaaccagaaccagaaccaggaccacaACCAGgaccacaaccagaaccagggcCAGGACCAGggccaggaccaggaccaggaccagaaccagaaccaggaccaggaccaggaccagaaccagaaccaggaccagaaccaggaccaggaccagaaccagacccagggccaggaccaggaccaggaccagaaccagacccaggaCCAGGgccagaaccagacccagggCCAGGACCAGggccagaaccaggaccaggaccagaaccagaaccaggaccaggaccaggaccagggccagaaccaggaccaggaccaggaccagaaccagaaccaggaccagaaccaggaccaggaccagaaccagacccagggCCAGGACCTGATCAAGacccagaaccaggaccaggaccaggaccaggatcagaaccagaaccagaaccagaaccagaaccagattcttcatgtttttat harbors:
- the LOC114161428 gene encoding LOW QUALITY PROTEIN: homeobox protein goosecoid-2 (The sequence of the model RefSeq protein was modified relative to this genomic sequence to represent the inferred CDS: deleted 2 bases in 1 codon) codes for the protein MDGTRVSDFSIERIFSPQLGRTQPEPVPDGYLQGGFSMEAAGSLAPDPVPVIPVPVVPVVWMCFGVGFCSCSVLFQQVDISFGPNPRWVRTSTPLFWIRTKLLETNCSVFVSVWTADGSDAAQSGSRLKVRMRTVFTDSQSRQLEALFRLTDYPAAEARAVLARSAGLSEETVRVWFKNRRARRKRQRSGSKVRSPSPSPNAAAAPSERKPAAPSCDPSAAAQLVLIQRLWAGSP